The genomic region GATGCTAGGTGTTTATGTTCAAGTAATAGCCATTGACTATCGCCTGAACAATGTGGACTATTGTAAGAATTGTATACCAATGAAAATATCTATATAGAACAATCTCTATGCTTAGCTGTACTGTACAGCGAATTACAATTTATTATACAACCAATGTAATTTTACATTTAAATTATTTACACAAAATGAAAAAGTTAACCACACTATTAAGCTTAGTGCTGTTGTTTACTTCAACTGTATGGTCACAGCAGAGATACATCGATGAAGTATTTGACAACATAAGCGAAACCCAAAATGTGCGCTTTAGTACGCAAGTGCCCCAACCCAAAAGAGGTGGTGGTTGGTATGAGTCAATAGCAGCTGGTGTGCCCATCAATGCCAAAGAGCATGAGACTTCTAATCGTGATTTACATATGGATATCTTTCAGCCTTTTGGCGATAATAATGTGAAACGTCCAGTGTTTATTGTGTGTTTTGGTGGTGGCTTTGTAATAGGCAATCGCAAATTTGGAGACATCAGAGAGCTGGCAATTCGTATGGCAAAACGAGGCTATGTAACAGCAGCCATTGATTACCGTTTGGGAGTTAATATGTTTGATGAGGGAGCTTCATTACGAGGTGTGTATCGTGCTATACAAGATGGGCGTTCGGCAGTACGCTACTTCCGCGCCAATGCCGAAAGGTTGGGAGTAGATCCTAATCAAATATTTATAGGAGGGCATAGCGCAGGTGCTTTTATTTCCTTGCAAAACGCCTACTTAGATCGTGACGTGGAACGTCCGGCGTCTACCCGTAAGTCAAGTTATCGCTGGGGAGCCTGGTTGGTAGAAAGAACCTACAACCTTCCTGATCAAGGGTGCCTTGATTGTGCAGGAGACAACAAACACGTCAACGGAAAAGCCAATGCAGTAGTATCTTTGGCGGGTGGACTGGGCTTTTTAGAGCATGTCGAAGGCGAAAATGATGTGCCAAGCATTATGTTTCATAGCAAGAACGACATTATAGTCAATTATGATAAAGGGCAACCTTTTCAAAACTTCTCTTTTCTTATTGCCGGGTTTGACCTGCCAGAAGCATTTGGATCCAATCTCGTGCAAAACCGCGCCAATAGTGTAAATGCTCCCAACAAGTTTTACTCTTATGATAAACGTGGACACGATTTGCATGTAGACGGGCTCCTTAACAGTGCGCTTGGTCGCAAAAAATTGCACAGCGACATAGTGCCACGCATTGCTCAATATTTATATGATGCGCGTTTGCGTCCCGCTGGCTTTGGTGTGTCAGGGGCTACTGTAGTGCGCCTATCAGCTACAAATACCCAAACCTATACTGCCGATGTAGCCAAAGATGCCCAAGTTCAGTGGCAGGTAGAAGGTGGTAAAATAGTAAAGCAAACTGGTAACCAGGTAACTATAAGTTGGAACATCCCTGGTGAGCATACTTTAAGTGCTGTACCTTATAATACAAATGGAGCTAAAGGCAATGCGGTAAAAGTACCTGTATTGGTCATGGATAATCTCCAGGAGTTGAAGGCTGACCTACAGATGTATCCTAACCCTAGTGCACGTGTACTTAAGATTAAGCTCAACGAGGAAGACATCAACGAAGTGAAAGCCATAGTATACAACGAAAGAGGACAAACCGTGTATCATGGGAGCTTGCAAAAACAAGGTGCCCAGTTTAACCTCAACGTATTGAAATTGCCTTTGGGTAAATACTATATCAGAATACAAAATGGCGAAAGAATGCTCCATAAAACCTTTCTAAAATACTAATGATTACTTTAAGCCTATCATAGTTTAGAACTAAGTAGCTAAGGTATTTGCAACAAATTGTTGTAAATGCCTTGGTTACATTTTAGCTGATTTTTTTTGCTTGACACAGTACTAATAGTCATTAATTGACCAGTATTATCCATGAATATTCGCTGATTTTTTCAAGAAAATAAACAGTCCATCACCAGTCCATGCTTGTGGGTGGATTGCTCCAGAAGGTAAGACGTGCGTTTAGCTGTATGGTGCAGCTAAATGTATTTTAATATACAACCACTATAATTTTAAACATCAAATTTATTACTTGGAATGAAAAGAGTAACCACACTATTAAGTCTTGTATTGCTGTTGAGCTCTACAGTATGGTCGCAGCAACGATACCTCAATGAGGTGTTTGCCAATGTAAGCGAAACTCAAAATGTACGGTTTAGCACGCAAGTGCCCCAACCCAAAAAAGGCGGAGGTTGGTATGCCACCATTTCGGCTGGTTTGCCTATTAATGTCAAAGAACATGACACTTATAACCGCAATTTGTACATGGACATCTTTCAGCCCTTTGGCGATACCAAGGTGAAACGTCCTGTATTTATTGTGTGTTTTGGTGGCGGCTTTGTGATAGGCAACCGCAAGTATGGCGATATCAGAGACCTGGCAATTAGCATGGCAAAGCGAGGCTATGTAACAGCCGCTATCGATTACCGTTTGGGAATGAATGTATTTGATGAAGAGGCAGCACTAAGAGCCGTTTATCGTGGCGTACAAGATGGTCGCTCGGCGGTGCGTTATTTTCGCGCCAATGCCGAAAGGTTGGGCATAGATCCTGACCAAATATTTCTAGCAGGACATAGCGCAGGTGGGTTCATTTCCTTACAAAATGCTTACTTAGATCGTGACGCAGAGCGTCCAGCAGCTACACGTAGCACCCGGTACCGTTGGAAAGGCTGGTTTAGGTCAAAATCGTACAACTTGCCCGACCAAGGGTGTCTTGATTGTGTAGGAGACAACAAACACTTAGATGGAAAAGCCAATGCAGTGGTATCGCTGGCAGGGGCGTTGGGCTATCTGGAGCATATAGAAGGTAGTACCGACGTACCAACCCTTATGTTTCATAGTAGTAACGACCTTGCGGTTTCTTATGGAGCAAAACAACCGTTTAAAATTATTTCTCCCTTAGTATTGGGGTTTGACTTGCCTGTGTCTTATGGTGGCAGTATGGTGGATGGTAGGGCAAGAGACAGGGGAGCCCCTCGTAAGTTTTATTCTTATAACAGACGTGGCCATTTTGTGCATGTAAAAGGTGGAGATATCTCTAGTTTTTTTGGCAGTGTACTCAACTTAGGGCACCTACATACAGATGTTTTGCCACGTATCAGTCAATTCTTGTACGATACGCGTTTGCGCCCTGCCGGCTTTGGTGTGTCGGGGGCTACTGTAGTGCGCCTATCGGCTACAAATACCCAAACCTATACTGCCGATGTAGCCAAAGATGCCCAAGTTCAGTGGCAGGTAGAAGGTGGTAAAATAGTAAAGCAAGTTGGCAACCAGGTAACTGTAAGTTGGAACACCCCCGGTGAGCATACCTTAAGTGCGGTGCCTTATAATACAAATGGAGCCAAAGGCAATGCTGTAAAAGTACCTGTATTGGTCATGGATAACCTCCAGGAGTTGAAGGCTGACCTACAGATGTATCCTAACCCTAGTGCACGTGTACTTAAGATTAAGCTCAACGAGGAAGACATCAATGAAGTGAAAGCCATAGTATACAATGAAAGAGGACAAACCGTGTATCAGGGGAGCTTGCAAAAACAAGGTACCCAGTTTAACCTCAACGTATTGAAATTGCCTTTGGGTAAATACTATATAAAAATACAAAACGGAGAGCGAATGTTGCACAAAACTTTTTTGAAGTACTAAAAATGACTTAATCTCGAATATATTATGCGTAATCAATCACCAGACAATGTTTGGTGATTGTTTTATTTGAGAGAAGTTGAAAAGTGACCACATAAAGTTGTACTATTTATTTGAAGATAAACTACCCAATCAATTGTCAGTTAATTACTTGGCAATTGATTTTTTTTATCATAAAACTGGTCATTTTTAAGGTGATTATGCCCAGTCTAACAAAATGCTAACACCTGATGTTGGCCATTGCTCATTGTTTTCACGAATTATGTAATAAGTATTTTAAAAAACTATAGAGAACTGAACCCTATTGATTAATAAACAACCTTTTTTAAATATCCAGGAAAATGAAAAATGATGAGTTATTTTGGCAAAAACTGATAGAAGGAGATAAAAATACAGTCAAAGAAATATTTCAACTCAATGTGCCCTTATTGGTCAAATACGGCTGTAGGTTTACCAGCAACGATACCATCATTGATGAATGTATCGTTGAAGTGTTTCTTAACCTTTGGAAAAACCGCCAAGCACTAGATAAAAAAGGGACTGTTAAAATATATTTAATGAAATCGTTGAGCCAACAAATCAAAGCAAATCAAAGACAACGCCAGCTGAAACGCGCCTAAGGTGTTATTGTTAGTATAAACTCTTCAAATAATTATATACTTATTACTCTTGTGCTGTATAGGGCAAGAGTTTTTTTTGTTATATAGCCTTCAGGTTCAACCTTGTTTTTCTATGCTTAAAAGCAATCGTGTGATTTGCCTCAAGTAATAAAGTGCAAAAAAAACTGAAATCAGGTACTTTGTACTTTTATGAGGTTTTTCTCATAACTTATAGACATTGCTTTTGCATAGCCTCTATATATGTTGGTTTATTTATCTTTATTTTTTGATAGTAAGACGAAAACTATCCATACAAATACAAAAAATATATTTTCATACTGTGAAATACAAGTTACCCAAAAACAGTGTTCTAGAGTATGAAAAATACAGTGAATGTAATGTTTTATGTAAAATCATAATATTTTTTTATATTTTTTAGAATCATCAAGATATTTTGTATTATTACAACAACTTTAATTTATTACCATTCACCTTAAATCAAAAACCAATATATGGGTATCTTTGGTAGAATTTCTGACATTTTTAAAGCAAACATTAACGACGCACTTGACAACGCTGAAGATCCTTCCAAGATGATCAAGTTGATGGTGGTAGAAATGCAAGAATCTATTTCTAAAGCCACATCTGGTCTTGCCACTGCAATGGCACAGGAAAAAAAGCTGGAACGTGATTATAAACAACACGCCAAGGCTGCGCAACAATGGGAGCAAAAAGCAATGCAGGCGCTCAGCGCTGGCAATGAGGACTTAGCCCGCAAGGCGTTGGCTAAAAAAGCAGACTCAGAAGGACAAGCCAATCAATACAAAGGCATGTACGATCAGGCGGCTTCTACTACCAGCAAGCTCAAAGGCCAGGTAGATATGCTTAAATCTAAGCTAAGCGAAGCAAGGATGAAAGAGTCTACATTACAGGCAAGAAGCGAGGCAGCCAAGGCTCAAAAGCAAATTGCTAAAGAGGTAGGCAGCCTTGATTTTAGCAGTAGTTTTTCTAAGTTTGACAAGTTTGAAGAAAAAATCCTTAAGCAAGAAGCAGAAGCCCAAGCTTTTACCGAGCTGGCTGAAGGTGAGAATGCCTCACTAGATGATGACTTCAAAATGCTTGAGCAAAACTCGGCCGTTGATGATGACCTGGCTCGTTTGCGTGCTAAACTAAATCAAGGTGGTTAAGTCTTAATTATTTACATAGAACAAATATTTAAATTTAAATAAACTATGCCAAAATTCACTGTTTTAAAAACTGGCGTTAATGAAGGGCTCATTAACAAAACCAA from Microscilla marina ATCC 23134 harbors:
- a CDS encoding carboxylesterase family protein, which codes for MKKLTTLLSLVLLFTSTVWSQQRYIDEVFDNISETQNVRFSTQVPQPKRGGGWYESIAAGVPINAKEHETSNRDLHMDIFQPFGDNNVKRPVFIVCFGGGFVIGNRKFGDIRELAIRMAKRGYVTAAIDYRLGVNMFDEGASLRGVYRAIQDGRSAVRYFRANAERLGVDPNQIFIGGHSAGAFISLQNAYLDRDVERPASTRKSSYRWGAWLVERTYNLPDQGCLDCAGDNKHVNGKANAVVSLAGGLGFLEHVEGENDVPSIMFHSKNDIIVNYDKGQPFQNFSFLIAGFDLPEAFGSNLVQNRANSVNAPNKFYSYDKRGHDLHVDGLLNSALGRKKLHSDIVPRIAQYLYDARLRPAGFGVSGATVVRLSATNTQTYTADVAKDAQVQWQVEGGKIVKQTGNQVTISWNIPGEHTLSAVPYNTNGAKGNAVKVPVLVMDNLQELKADLQMYPNPSARVLKIKLNEEDINEVKAIVYNERGQTVYHGSLQKQGAQFNLNVLKLPLGKYYIRIQNGERMLHKTFLKY
- a CDS encoding carboxylesterase family protein, whose translation is MKRVTTLLSLVLLLSSTVWSQQRYLNEVFANVSETQNVRFSTQVPQPKKGGGWYATISAGLPINVKEHDTYNRNLYMDIFQPFGDTKVKRPVFIVCFGGGFVIGNRKYGDIRDLAISMAKRGYVTAAIDYRLGMNVFDEEAALRAVYRGVQDGRSAVRYFRANAERLGIDPDQIFLAGHSAGGFISLQNAYLDRDAERPAATRSTRYRWKGWFRSKSYNLPDQGCLDCVGDNKHLDGKANAVVSLAGALGYLEHIEGSTDVPTLMFHSSNDLAVSYGAKQPFKIISPLVLGFDLPVSYGGSMVDGRARDRGAPRKFYSYNRRGHFVHVKGGDISSFFGSVLNLGHLHTDVLPRISQFLYDTRLRPAGFGVSGATVVRLSATNTQTYTADVAKDAQVQWQVEGGKIVKQVGNQVTVSWNTPGEHTLSAVPYNTNGAKGNAVKVPVLVMDNLQELKADLQMYPNPSARVLKIKLNEEDINEVKAIVYNERGQTVYQGSLQKQGTQFNLNVLKLPLGKYYIKIQNGERMLHKTFLKY
- a CDS encoding RNA polymerase sigma factor, whose amino-acid sequence is MKNDELFWQKLIEGDKNTVKEIFQLNVPLLVKYGCRFTSNDTIIDECIVEVFLNLWKNRQALDKKGTVKIYLMKSLSQQIKANQRQRQLKRA
- a CDS encoding PspA/IM30 family protein, coding for MGIFGRISDIFKANINDALDNAEDPSKMIKLMVVEMQESISKATSGLATAMAQEKKLERDYKQHAKAAQQWEQKAMQALSAGNEDLARKALAKKADSEGQANQYKGMYDQAASTTSKLKGQVDMLKSKLSEARMKESTLQARSEAAKAQKQIAKEVGSLDFSSSFSKFDKFEEKILKQEAEAQAFTELAEGENASLDDDFKMLEQNSAVDDDLARLRAKLNQGG